The sequence GAAGATAGAGAAGGAAACCCTAAAAGAGGTTCCAAAAGAAACTCCCATTCCACAAGAATTTCCAGAGGAAAAAGAGAAAGAAATCAAATCTTAAGCTCGTGGATGTGCTCGAGAACCTTAACCATCAGCTCAACGCTTGCATCAACGTCTCTCTCATCAACAACTTCTGCATTTGAGTGAATGTATCTTGAAGGAACACTTATTGCACCTGTTGGAACACCAGCCTTGGTGAGATGGATTGCTCCAGCATCTGTTCCCCCACCGAGGAGAATATCCCACTGGTATGGGATTTCATACTTCTTAGCAAGCTCTTCCATCCATCTGACAATTGTTGGGTGGCAGATAACTGAGCGATCCATTATTTTGATTGCGGTTCCTTTTCCGAGCTGTGTAACCTGCTTGTGTTCTGGAGTTCCTGGAACGTCAGCTGCAATAGTCACATCAATCGCAAAGCCGTAATCTGGGTCAATGCCAAAAGCACTTGTCTTTGCTCCTCTAAGACCTACTTCTTCCTGAACTGTGGCGACGAAGTAAATATCTGCATTAGTCTCGCTGAGATTTCTTGCAGTTTCAACTAAAGTATAGACGGCAATTCTATCATCAAATGCAATGCTCACAAGTCTGTGCTTTCCTAATCTCTCTAAGCG is a genomic window of Thermococcus sp. M39 containing:
- a CDS encoding M42 family metallopeptidase; translation: MVDYELLKKIVEAPGVSGYEFLGVRDVVIEAFKDYVDEIKVDKLGNVIAHKKGDGPKVMLAAHMDQIGLMVTHIEKNGFLRVAPIGGIDPRTLIAQRFKVWIDKDKFIYGVGGSVPPHIQKPEDRKKAPDWDQVFIDIGAESKEEAEEMGVRIGTIITWDGRLERLGKHRLVSIAFDDRIAVYTLVETARNLSETNADIYFVATVQEEVGLRGAKTSAFGIDPDYGFAIDVTIAADVPGTPEHKQVTQLGKGTAIKIMDRSVICHPTIVRWMEELAKKYEIPYQWDILLGGGTDAGAIHLTKAGVPTGAISVPSRYIHSNAEVVDERDVDASVELMVKVLEHIHELKI